In Papaver somniferum cultivar HN1 chromosome 1, ASM357369v1, whole genome shotgun sequence, a genomic segment contains:
- the LOC113347669 gene encoding uncharacterized protein LOC113347669 encodes MKRKIFSAGLFNLCDFIKGRMVLRNCMAKSYKALEAQALQNLGESEDEDEDSDGSRTGSDGDSSSSDDESTESPEQPGAPNNTVESKENNVRGLTRLKKLKKNFDGEKHSGKYKQKSPASEHLPLSSPDNSQSKDKTELSTIGKCKLAHASLRNIIAWGSVLPSVPGQKVHGDPLRDDCVRVTVEKSILKNHCLPVPSTHLKTVEDAEKSIVAWPKEFVISCSSGHPLSDPGEHDSDPNDEYDSDPNTKKTKKKKPSYMKSGELKSRRSSKRLKTAA; translated from the exons ATGAAACGCAAAATATTTTCGGCGGGATTATTCAATCTGTGCGACTTTATAAAGGGCcgtatggtgttgaggaattgcatgGCTAAATCTTATAAAG CCCTGGAGGCTCAAGCCTTGCAGAATTTAGGAGAGTCAGAGGATGAAGACGAAGATTCCGATGGTAGTCGCACCGGTTCCGATGGTGATAGCTCCAGTTCTGATGATGAATCGACTGAAAGTCCTGAACAGCCTG GAGCTCCAAACAATACAGTAGAGTCTAAGGAGAATAATGTTCGAGGTTTAACAAGATTGAAGAAGCTAAAGAAAAATTTTGACGGCGAGAAGCAT tctggaaaatacaaacaaaagtctCCTGCATCTGAGCATCTACCCCTTAGTTCACCAGACAATTCTCAATCGAAAGACAAAACTGAACTTTCAACG ATTGGTAAATGCAAACTGGCTCATGCTTCACTGAGAAATATCATTGCATGGGGTTCGGTTCTTCCATCAGTGCCAGGTCAGAAGGTTCATGGAGATCCACTCCGGGATGATTGTGTCAGAGTGACGGTTGAAAAGTCGATATTAAAGAATCATTGTTTGCCAGTCCCATCTACTCATCTCAAAACAGTAGAGGATGCTGAAAAATCTATAGTAGCTTGGCCTAAAGAGTTTGTGATCTCTTGCTCTAGT GGCCATCCACTTTCAGACCCCGGTGAACATGATTCTGACCcaaacgatgaatatgattctgacccaaacactaagaagacaaagaagaagaaaccttcatatatgaagagcggggaactaaagtctcggagatccagcaagagactcaagactgcagcctaa